Proteins found in one Syntrophales bacterium genomic segment:
- a CDS encoding V-type proton ATPase subunit E, protein METKEIREAILKKARDEAERIVAEAQNRASAILEQARDQKKKLLEEEKQKRIAGARREAAKILAQSTLKERQTVLREKDDVINTIIARVRDELEKSILSAAEARILLKEIVDAFESDGEIQLFVAPRDRETILNVVRSDDALKKQVADIYEKDMLGGIIAETTDGMISIDNSFERRLEMLIPKILPEIGQTLFGS, encoded by the coding sequence ATGGAAACGAAAGAAATACGGGAAGCTATCCTCAAAAAGGCGCGCGATGAAGCCGAACGGATTGTTGCGGAAGCTCAGAACAGGGCGAGCGCCATACTTGAGCAGGCCCGAGATCAGAAAAAAAAACTCCTCGAGGAAGAAAAACAGAAGCGAATTGCCGGGGCCAGGCGGGAAGCGGCAAAAATCCTCGCCCAGTCGACCCTGAAAGAACGACAGACGGTTTTACGGGAGAAAGACGATGTCATAAATACAATCATTGCCCGGGTGCGCGACGAGCTTGAAAAGAGTATTCTGAGCGCCGCCGAGGCGAGAATACTTCTCAAGGAAATTGTTGATGCCTTTGAAAGTGATGGGGAAATACAACTCTTCGTAGCTCCCAGGGATCGTGAAACCATCCTGAACGTCGTCCGCTCGGACGATGCCCTCAAAAAACAAGTCGCGGATATATACGAAAAAGACATGCTCGGCGGCATCATAGCCGAAACGACCGACGGTATGATCAGCATCGACAACAGCTTCGAACGAAGGCTGGAGATGCTGATACCCAAAATACTGCCTGAAATCGGGCAGACACTTTTCGGGAGCTGA
- the smpB gene encoding SsrA-binding protein SmpB: MTKKRDRTGEKPICRNKRAYVDYAIGDVFEAGIVLVGTEVKSLREGRANLKDSYGTIRNGEVYLEGMHISPYIHGNRFNHDPLRTRKLLLHKREIRRLYGKFQEKGLTLVPIRAYFRNGKVKIEIGIGRGKKLYDKREDLKRKTDRREMERAIKERHR; the protein is encoded by the coding sequence ATGACAAAGAAGAGGGACAGAACCGGCGAAAAGCCGATATGCCGCAACAAACGTGCCTATGTCGACTATGCCATAGGCGATGTCTTCGAAGCCGGCATTGTCCTGGTGGGAACAGAAGTGAAATCACTCCGGGAGGGAAGGGCCAATCTCAAGGACAGTTACGGAACCATAAGAAACGGTGAGGTGTACCTCGAGGGCATGCATATAAGTCCCTACATCCACGGGAACCGATTCAACCACGATCCGCTCAGAACCCGGAAACTCCTGCTGCACAAACGGGAAATAAGGCGACTCTACGGGAAGTTTCAGGAGAAGGGGTTGACCCTGGTGCCCATACGGGCCTATTTCAGAAATGGAAAGGTAAAAATCGAGATCGGGATCGGCAGGGGCAAAAAACTCTACGACAAGCGGGAAGACCTCAAGAGAAAAACGGACCGCAGAGAGATGGAGCGGGCCATAAAAGAACGGCACCGCTGA
- a CDS encoding thiamine pyrophosphate-dependent enzyme, whose product MIQENFFKINEREYILPGNRACQGCGLSLAYRYILKALRENTVVAIPPSCLCVLHGLYPLTSVTVPAVNSAFAANASCAAGLVAALRAMNRPDVNVLALSGDGGTYDIGIQSLSGAAERNTDFIFACYDNEAYMNTGTQRSGATPMGALTTTTPILTKRDHKKDFIKIMEAHNIPYIATVSPSFPIDLYDKFVKAGRIKGTRYIQIDTPCPPGWGYPSKDTVRVGRMAVETGIFPLLEIEEGKLRFTGRSKTLAEKGKRTPIIQYVERQGRFRKMSIEQLNQIQAWVDKRWNEFVRRAEM is encoded by the coding sequence ATGATTCAGGAAAACTTTTTCAAAATCAACGAACGGGAGTACATACTCCCCGGAAACCGCGCGTGCCAGGGCTGCGGTCTTTCCCTGGCCTACCGGTATATACTGAAGGCCCTTCGGGAGAACACCGTCGTGGCCATTCCCCCGAGCTGCCTCTGTGTTCTGCACGGACTGTACCCGTTGACATCGGTCACCGTACCGGCCGTGAACAGCGCCTTTGCCGCCAACGCCTCCTGCGCCGCAGGCCTCGTGGCCGCCCTGAGGGCAATGAACCGGCCCGACGTCAATGTCCTCGCCCTGTCCGGCGACGGCGGCACTTACGACATCGGCATCCAGTCCCTGAGCGGCGCCGCCGAGCGCAACACGGATTTCATCTTCGCCTGCTACGACAACGAAGCCTACATGAACACCGGAACCCAGCGCTCAGGAGCGACCCCCATGGGGGCCCTCACCACCACAACACCGATTCTCACCAAGCGGGACCACAAGAAGGATTTCATCAAAATCATGGAGGCCCACAACATACCCTACATCGCCACGGTGTCCCCCTCGTTTCCCATCGACCTGTACGATAAATTCGTCAAGGCCGGTCGCATCAAGGGAACCCGCTACATTCAGATCGATACTCCCTGCCCTCCCGGGTGGGGCTACCCGTCGAAAGACACCGTCAGAGTCGGCAGGATGGCCGTTGAAACGGGCATCTTCCCGCTGCTGGAAATCGAGGAGGGCAAGCTCCGCTTCACGGGGCGAAGCAAGACCCTGGCGGAAAAGGGGAAGAGAACGCCCATCATTCAATACGTGGAACGGCAGGGACGGTTCAGAAAGATGAGCATCGAACAGCTCAACCAGATACAGGCCTGGGTGGACAAGCGCTGGAACGAGTTCGTGAGGCGCGCCGAGATGTGA
- a CDS encoding pyruvate ferredoxin oxidoreductase yields MSKVRIITGNEAAALAVILCEPQVVAAYPITPQTRISELLSEYVENGTLKAEYVRVESEHSALSVLIAASTAGVRTFTATSANGLLYMHEQLHWAAGSRLPIVMCCVNRGVAAPWSIFNDQQDSMSQRDTGWIQLYCRNNQEIIDTVVQAYRIAEEIYAPVMVCYDGFTLSHTMMPVEIPEAGDVKRFLPPYRPHTFLDPERPRTINPVFFPNRRYNDEGVLCDGYMEMRRKLQNSLERAKEVITEVNRDFGEQFGRDYGGLIWSYRTEDADVILAGMGSIAAETTLVADLLRNGGVKAGVVGIRSFRPFPREALALALKQARFIMVFEKCLSYGYEGGLTSDLKAALYGSGIDAPIIDFIAGLGGRDVTTDDLLEASTDALERYNAGDRANRTVWINCQGEEE; encoded by the coding sequence ATGAGTAAGGTGCGCATCATAACGGGAAACGAGGCGGCGGCCCTGGCCGTCATCCTCTGCGAGCCGCAGGTCGTAGCGGCCTACCCCATCACGCCCCAAACCAGGATCTCCGAACTCCTTTCGGAATACGTCGAAAACGGCACGCTGAAAGCGGAGTACGTACGGGTGGAAAGCGAGCATTCCGCCCTGTCGGTACTCATCGCCGCCTCAACGGCGGGAGTGCGTACCTTCACCGCCACCAGCGCCAACGGCCTTCTCTACATGCACGAACAGCTGCACTGGGCGGCGGGATCGCGGCTCCCCATCGTCATGTGCTGCGTCAACAGGGGCGTGGCTGCTCCCTGGTCCATTTTCAACGACCAGCAGGACTCCATGTCCCAGCGCGACACGGGATGGATTCAGCTTTACTGCAGGAACAACCAGGAGATCATCGACACGGTGGTCCAGGCCTACCGCATCGCCGAGGAAATCTATGCCCCCGTCATGGTCTGTTACGACGGTTTTACCCTGTCCCACACCATGATGCCCGTGGAAATCCCCGAAGCCGGCGATGTGAAGCGGTTCCTGCCGCCCTACCGTCCCCACACCTTTCTCGATCCCGAGCGGCCCCGGACGATCAACCCCGTTTTCTTTCCCAACCGTCGTTACAACGATGAAGGCGTTCTCTGTGACGGCTACATGGAAATGCGCAGGAAGCTTCAAAACAGCCTGGAACGAGCCAAGGAAGTCATAACGGAAGTCAACAGGGACTTTGGGGAACAGTTTGGCCGTGACTACGGCGGCCTCATCTGGTCCTACCGGACTGAAGACGCCGACGTGATCCTGGCCGGCATGGGTTCCATCGCTGCCGAAACGACGCTGGTCGCGGACCTCCTCAGGAACGGAGGAGTCAAGGCGGGCGTTGTGGGGATCCGGTCCTTCAGACCCTTTCCCCGGGAAGCCCTTGCCCTGGCGCTTAAGCAGGCCCGTTTCATCATGGTCTTCGAAAAGTGTCTGAGTTACGGCTACGAGGGGGGCCTCACGTCGGATCTCAAGGCGGCCCTCTACGGGTCAGGCATCGACGCGCCGATAATTGATTTCATCGCGGGCCTCGGCGGCCGGGACGTCACGACCGACGATCTCCTCGAGGCCTCCACGGACGCCCTCGAGCGATATAACGCCGGAGACCGCGCCAACAGGACGGTATGGATCAACTGTCAGGGAGAAGAGGAATGA
- a CDS encoding 4Fe-4S binding protein → MEQKDRNISGVCTPAIGEAGKTGDWSEMKPIIDNEKCIPSVKEKPACFLCWLYCPEGVVSMAIPVTIDFDYCKGCGICAEECPPNAITMVREVRIDE, encoded by the coding sequence ATGGAACAGAAGGATAGAAACATCTCCGGCGTCTGCACGCCCGCCATCGGTGAAGCGGGAAAAACAGGCGACTGGAGCGAGATGAAACCCATCATCGACAATGAAAAATGCATTCCCTCCGTGAAGGAAAAACCCGCATGCTTTCTCTGCTGGCTCTACTGCCCGGAAGGCGTGGTTTCCATGGCGATACCCGTCACGATCGATTTCGATTACTGCAAGGGGTGCGGCATCTGCGCCGAAGAGTGTCCCCCCAACGCCATAACCATGGTCCGGGAGGTGAGGATCGATGAGTAA
- a CDS encoding 2-oxoacid:acceptor oxidoreductase family protein, with translation MVMYEIIWHGRGGQGVVMASEILAEAAYFQGYKGVTSAPTFGPERRGAPLTASTRIADEPIRTFSQIVMADIVVVLDESIFRVADVTGRLRDGGILIVNSPKPPDRFRPDDKPGVLTATVDAVPIARECGLSVGGAPVVNTPLLGSLVRAWNTVRLESIERGLTLKMSASGAYDNVKATRLAYERTVLGERTNGTEG, from the coding sequence ATGGTTATGTATGAAATCATCTGGCACGGACGGGGGGGACAGGGCGTGGTCATGGCGTCGGAGATCCTCGCCGAAGCCGCCTATTTTCAGGGCTACAAAGGCGTAACCTCGGCGCCGACCTTCGGTCCCGAGCGGCGGGGAGCACCTCTGACGGCATCCACGAGAATCGCCGACGAACCCATCAGGACCTTTTCGCAGATCGTCATGGCCGACATCGTAGTGGTCCTCGATGAGTCTATTTTTCGCGTGGCGGACGTCACGGGCCGACTCCGGGACGGGGGGATTCTCATCGTCAACAGCCCGAAGCCTCCGGACCGTTTCCGTCCTGATGACAAGCCGGGAGTCCTGACGGCCACGGTGGATGCCGTTCCCATCGCCCGCGAATGCGGCCTCAGCGTGGGGGGCGCGCCGGTGGTGAACACGCCTCTTCTCGGATCGCTGGTCCGGGCCTGGAACACCGTACGCCTGGAAAGCATAGAGCGGGGTCTGACCCTGAAAATGTCCGCCTCCGGAGCGTACGACAATGTGAAGGCGACCCGGCTTGCCTACGAACGAACTGTCCTGGGAGAAAGAACCAATGGAACAGAAGGATAG